In the Arachis ipaensis cultivar K30076 chromosome B10, Araip1.1, whole genome shotgun sequence genome, one interval contains:
- the LOC107623543 gene encoding vesicle transport v-SNARE 13, with the protein MSNVFEGYERQYCELSANLSKKCTAAASLNGEQKKQKVSEVKTGIDEAEALIRKMDLEARSLQPNIKAVLLAKLREYKSDLNNLKSEVKKIVSGNLNPSARDELLESGMADAMTASADQRSRLMMSTERLNKTSERVKDSRRTMLETEELGVSILQDLHSQRQSLLHAHNTLHGVDDNIGKSKKILTNMSRRMDRNKWIISFIVFVLVVAIALILYFKLAK; encoded by the exons ATGAGCAACGTATTCGAGGGATACGAGCGCCAGTACTGTGAGTTATCGGCGAATCTATCGAAGAAGTGCACTGCGGCTGCTTCTCTTAATGGAG AGCAAAAGAAGCAAAAAGTTTCGGAAGTAAAGACTGGAATTGATGAAGCAGAAGCTTTG ATCCGAAAGATGGACCTTGAGGCAAGAAGTTTGCAGCCAAATATCAAGGCTGTTCTTCTTGCTAAGTTGCGGGAGTATAAATCTGATCTCAACAATCTTAAAAGCGAAGTTAAAAAAATTGTATCTGGTAACTTGAACCCCTCTGCACGGGATGAGTTGTTGGAATCAGGCATGGCAGATGCTATGACG GCATCAGCTGATCAGAGATCAAGATTAATGATGTCAACTGAGAGGCTGAACAAGACCAGTGAAAGAGTTAAGGACAGTAGAAGAACAATGCTGGAAACAGAAGAGCTTGGTGTTTCAATTCTTCAAGATTTGCACTCGCAACGACAATCCCTGTTGCATGCACACAATACG CTTCATGGTGTGGATGATAACATAGGCAAGAGTAAGAAAATTTTGACCAACATGTCAAGAAGGATGGACAGGAACAAATGGATTATCAGCTTCATTGTGTTCGTCCTAGTTGTTGCTATAGCCTTGATTCTATACTTCAAACTTGCAAAATAG